In Tachypleus tridentatus isolate NWPU-2018 chromosome 7, ASM421037v1, whole genome shotgun sequence, a genomic segment contains:
- the LOC143257335 gene encoding serine/arginine-rich splicing factor 10-like encodes MSRYSRPPNTSLFVRNVPDGARPEDLRSLFGKYGPISDVYIPLDYYTRRPRGFAYIQFEDMRDAEDAIYSLDRTRFFGRELEIEFAQGDRKTPNEMRSKEHSRRSSSPYYSNSRRDDYRGRRRRSRSRSSHRRDYRKRSRHSYSHSRSRSKSRDRRRKSSPSRRSRSYSKSQSRSPRQEQEQSRSNKEQSPSERSNQDNHLD; translated from the exons ATGTCGCGCTATTCCCGGCCGCCAAATACTTCTTTATTTGTTAGAAATGTACCTGATGGAGCtag ACCAGAAGATCTTAGAAGCCTTTTTGGAAAATATGGACCTATTTCAGATGTATACATTCCTTTGGACTACTACACACGAAGACCACGTGGGTTTGCTTACATTCAAT TTGAAGATATGAGGGATGCAGAGGATGCTATTTATTCTCTGGACAGAACTAGGTTCTTTGGAAGAGAACTTGAGATTGAGTTTGCTCAAGGAGATCGTAAAA ctCCCAATGAAATGAGGTCCAAAGAGCACTCTCGTCGGTCAAGTTCTCCTTATTACAGCAACAGTAGACGTGACGATTACAGAGGAAGACGACGACGTTCTCGTAGTCGATCATCTCACCGCAGGGATTACAG AAAACGAAGCCGTCATTCGTACAGCCATTCTAGGTCTCGTTCAAAATCGAGGGATCGTCGAAGAAAAAGCTCACCATCTCGAAG GTCTCGGTCATACTCGAAATCCCAGTCACGATCGCCCAGACAAGAACAAGAACAAAGCAGGTCAAACAAAGAACAGTCTCCTAGTGAACGCTCCAATCAAGACAATCACCTTGACTga
- the LOC143258248 gene encoding uncharacterized protein LOC143258248, whose product MIMKYRIQCLFLFPFLLTFLLYVLLIFHNPVRMWRIPHWNKITSYGYDVLTQETKENLSYVLPMSYGSEVSGDEGGSLLELDTMNSTKKSENRASVTENPHVTGWVNRWIHISPNIHVYSAYFDNRSIRGTKIPQLPLVRIFGRQDRGIPRPPNVQCLLSVNRKNFSRTDVTGDLWKKMESTVIINCQHHEFSHVVPKWVTVVEHGIPMSPTTWIPVHNNPQHDYRHRRGKIVMCVQPLRGPYDNFQQLAESIGFYSVLGVSHFVFYEHQTTSKVKNILQKIISSGVSIEINPWDITWPIPQYGFMGDRYAQLTQLQDCTYKNQYQYEYIVNVDTDEFIVPLKYENLLEMMKNISKLNSKSDYFRFPHVFVCKNRIPAVRPFKAFESFSILQSAMRTPIPSNWTWYQKTIYRPEKVVYTRQHRSIWLISGSLSTNVNDEALVFHVKFCTKTIYQKATIEDDTIPKRFGTKIKRILQQWFP is encoded by the coding sequence atgataatgaaatatagaatCCAGTGTCTATTTCTATTCCCATTTCTACTAACATTCTTGCTTTACGTTTTACTCATATTTCATAATCCAGTACGAATGTGGAGAATTCCTCACTGGAATAAAATTACTTCATATGGATACGATGTTTTAACACAAGAGACCAAAGAAAATCTAAGTTATGTTTTACCGATGTCATATGGCTCGGAAGTTAGTGGTGATGAGGGGGGATCACTATTAGAACTTGATACGATGAATTCTACGAAGAAATCAGAAAATCGAGCTTCAGTGACAGAAAATCCACACGTCACTGGCTGGGTTAACAGATGGATTCATATTTCTCCAAACATACACGTTTACTCTGCATATTTTGACAATCGTTCCATCAGGGGAACCAAAATACCACAGCTTCCTCTAGTTCGGATTTTTGGAAGACAAGATCGAGGTATTCCTCGCCCCCCAAATGTTCAGTGCCTACTTAGTGTCAACAGAAAGAACTTTTCTAGAACGGACGTTACTGGCGATCTATGGAAAAAGATGGAGTCTACAGTTATTATAAACTGTCAACATCATGAATTTTCCCACGTTGTGCCCAAGTGGGTAACAGTTGTAGAACATGGAATCCCTATGAGTCCAACCACGTGGATTCCTGTCCACAACAATCCACAGCATGATTATAGACACAGAAGAGGAAAAATAGTTATGTGTGTCCAACCATTGAGAGGTCCTTACGATAACTTTCAACAACTTGCTGAATCTATTGGTTTTTATTCGGTATTGGGGGTTTCTCACTTTGTCTTTTATGAGCATCAAACTACttcaaaagtgaaaaatattttacagaaaataattagTTCGGGAGTATCCATCGAGATAAACCCATGGGATATTACTTGGCCCATTCCTCAATACGGTTTTATGGGGGATAGGTACGCTCAACTCACTCAATTGCAGGACTGCACCTATAAAAATCAATACCAATACGAGTACATTGTAAACGTTGACACAGACGAATTCATTGTTCCACTAAAGTATGAAAATTTGCTTgaaatgatgaaaaatatatcTAAGCTGAATTCAAAAAGCGATTATTTTCGGTTTCCACATGTTTTTGTGTGCAAAAACCGTATCCCAGCTGTCAGACCCTTTAAGGCATTTGAAAGTTTTTCAATTCTACAAAGTGCTATGAGGACACCTATTCCCAGTAACTGGACTTGGTACCAGAAGACCATCTACAGACCAGAGAAGGTTGTGTACACCAGGCAACACCGCAGTATATGGCTCATATCCGGATCTTTATCCACAAATGTAAATGACGAAGCACTTGTATTTCATGTAAAGTTTTGCACTAAAACTATTTATCAAAAGGCAACGATAGAAGATGATACAATTCCAAAACGTTTCGGTACCAAAATAAAACGTATACTTCAGCAATGGTTTCCTTGA